One window of the Streptomyces sp. ITFR-21 genome contains the following:
- a CDS encoding TetR family transcriptional regulator — MSRWEPDARGRLERAAMELYRERGFDQTTAAEIAKRAGLTERTFFRHYADKREVLFAGAGPLQEFFVDTLAGTPDTAAPIDAIAAVLDAVGELFAERHEFARQRQVVIAANAELRERELIKLASLSAALADTLRRRGVSEPAASLTAEAGIAVFKIAFGRWTDGTGKQDLAQLMRESLAELKAVAAGS, encoded by the coding sequence ATGAGTCGATGGGAGCCGGACGCGCGCGGCCGGCTGGAACGGGCGGCGATGGAGCTCTACCGCGAGCGCGGGTTCGACCAGACCACCGCGGCGGAGATCGCCAAACGGGCGGGGCTCACCGAGCGGACGTTCTTCCGGCACTACGCCGACAAGCGCGAGGTGCTGTTCGCGGGCGCGGGCCCGCTGCAGGAGTTCTTCGTCGACACCCTGGCCGGCACCCCGGACACCGCGGCGCCGATCGACGCGATAGCCGCGGTGCTCGACGCCGTCGGCGAACTCTTCGCCGAGCGCCACGAGTTCGCCCGGCAGCGCCAAGTCGTCATCGCGGCCAACGCGGAGCTCAGGGAACGCGAGCTGATCAAGCTCGCGTCGCTGTCCGCAGCCCTGGCCGACACACTGCGCCGCCGCGGTGTCAGCGAACCGGCCGCGAGCCTGACCGCCGAGGCGGGGATCGCCGTCTTCAAGATCGCGTTCGGGCGCTGGACCGACGGAACCGGCAAGCAGGACCTGGCACAGCTCATGCGGGAGTCGCTCGCCGAACTCAAGGCCGTGGCCGCGGGGAGCTGA
- a CDS encoding SDR family oxidoreductase has protein sequence MRVFVTGASGWIGSAVVPELIGAGHQVVGLARSDASAAALTAAGAEVRRGTLDDPEALRGAAAESDGVIHLAFKHDLAFSGQFDDATAADRRAIETFGEALAGSERPFVIASGTLGLTPGRVATEQDRREPESAPLPGGPAARLGNAHLTLALASRGVSSSVVRLAPTVHGEGDNGFVATLVAIARDKGVSGYLGDGANRWPAVHRYDAAQLFRLALEKAPAGSVLHGIAEEGVPVRSVAEVIGRHLGVPVVAVSAEKAGAHFGWMAGFLGADSPASNTRTRELLGWQPTRPGLIEDLDKGHYFSSPSA, from the coding sequence ATGCGTGTTTTCGTCACCGGCGCGTCCGGCTGGATCGGATCCGCCGTCGTCCCCGAGCTCATCGGCGCGGGTCACCAGGTCGTCGGTCTCGCCCGCTCGGACGCCTCGGCCGCCGCGCTCACCGCGGCCGGGGCCGAGGTACGGCGCGGCACCCTGGACGATCCGGAGGCGCTGCGCGGTGCCGCCGCCGAGTCGGACGGCGTGATCCACCTCGCGTTCAAGCACGATCTGGCCTTCTCCGGGCAGTTCGACGACGCCACCGCCGCGGACCGGCGGGCGATCGAGACGTTCGGCGAGGCGCTCGCGGGCAGCGAGCGGCCGTTCGTGATCGCCTCCGGGACGCTCGGGCTCACCCCCGGCCGGGTGGCCACCGAGCAGGACAGGCGCGAACCCGAGTCGGCGCCGCTCCCCGGCGGGCCGGCGGCACGGCTGGGCAACGCACACCTGACGCTCGCCCTCGCCTCCCGCGGTGTCAGCTCGTCCGTGGTGCGGCTCGCCCCGACGGTGCACGGCGAGGGCGACAACGGCTTCGTCGCGACGCTGGTCGCCATCGCCCGCGACAAGGGCGTCTCGGGCTACCTCGGCGACGGGGCCAACCGCTGGCCGGCCGTGCACCGGTACGACGCCGCGCAGCTCTTCCGGCTGGCGCTGGAGAAGGCCCCGGCGGGATCGGTCCTGCACGGGATCGCCGAGGAGGGGGTGCCGGTCCGGTCCGTCGCCGAGGTGATCGGGCGGCATCTCGGGGTGCCGGTGGTCGCGGTCTCCGCCGAGAAGGCGGGTGCGCACTTCGGCTGGATGGCCGGCTTCCTGGGCGCCGACAGCCCGGCGTCGAACACCCGGACCCGTGAACTGCTGGGGTGGCAGCCGACCCGGCCCGGCCTCATCGAGGACCTCGACAAGGGGCACTACTTCAGCAGCCCGTCCGCCTGA
- a CDS encoding TetR/AcrR family transcriptional regulator, with amino-acid sequence MSAREELLAAAAELFTTRGYTATTTRALAERAGMRQASMYHYVGGKEDLLAELLDGTVTPSLDLARVLIADDTRPAELRLWELCRSDAELLCAGPHNLGALYLLPEVASPRFAGFHRARTALKAAYADLLSATAPGAALTPADLALRADLLFALVEGLILVHRATPSRPVPVTAAAAADAALRIAGVGPDALARLRDGS; translated from the coding sequence ATGAGCGCGCGGGAGGAGCTGCTCGCGGCGGCGGCCGAGCTCTTCACCACCCGCGGGTACACCGCCACCACGACCAGGGCGCTGGCCGAACGGGCGGGTATGCGGCAGGCGTCGATGTACCACTACGTCGGCGGCAAGGAGGACCTGCTCGCCGAACTCCTGGACGGCACGGTCACCCCGTCCCTCGACCTGGCCCGGGTGCTGATCGCCGACGACACCCGCCCCGCTGAGCTCCGCCTGTGGGAGCTGTGCCGCTCTGACGCGGAACTCCTGTGCGCCGGCCCGCACAACCTCGGCGCCCTCTACCTCCTCCCCGAGGTCGCCTCCCCCCGCTTCGCCGGCTTCCACCGGGCCCGTACCGCCCTCAAGGCCGCCTACGCCGACCTCCTGTCGGCCACCGCCCCCGGCGCCGCCCTCACCCCCGCCGACCTCGCCCTGCGCGCCGACCTTCTCTTCGCCCTGGTCGAGGGCCTCATCCTGGTCCACCGTGCCACCCCCTCCCGACCCGTCCCCGTCACGGCCGCCGCCGCGGCCGACGCCGCCCTCCGCATCGCGGGCGTGGGCCCCGACGCCCTCGCCCGCCTCCGGGACGGGTCCTAG
- a CDS encoding urea amidolyase associated protein UAAP1 yields the protein MTTDTAHAARDHARAQARGRTRGGAMPTVPAPDGLLWAETVAGGGYTHKTLARGTELRLADPTGDACAHLLLFVDGRPWERLNTADTAKVQWNAYLGAGQLLLSDQGRVLASLIADTSGRHDTLCGTSTAVRNQARYGDGSPHGRTPSGRELFKLAAAKHGLAPRDLPPSLSFFQGVRVEPDGVLEFIGSAGPNTAVALRAEQPLTVLLANVPHPLDPRPAYTCGPLEVRARHGSPTAPSDPLWDTTPEGRRAFLNTAEYLAARGIA from the coding sequence ATGACGACGGACACGGCCCACGCCGCCCGCGACCACGCCCGCGCCCAGGCGCGCGGTCGGACCCGCGGCGGCGCGATGCCGACCGTGCCCGCGCCGGACGGCCTGCTGTGGGCCGAAACCGTCGCGGGCGGCGGCTACACCCACAAGACACTGGCCCGCGGCACCGAACTGCGCCTCGCGGACCCCACCGGCGACGCCTGCGCCCACCTGCTGCTCTTCGTCGACGGCCGCCCCTGGGAGCGGCTGAACACCGCCGACACCGCCAAGGTCCAGTGGAACGCCTACCTCGGCGCCGGCCAGCTCCTGCTGTCCGACCAGGGCCGGGTCCTCGCCTCCCTGATCGCGGACACCAGCGGCCGGCACGACACGCTGTGCGGTACGTCCACCGCGGTCCGCAACCAGGCGCGCTACGGCGACGGTTCACCGCACGGCCGCACCCCCTCCGGCCGCGAGCTGTTCAAACTGGCCGCCGCCAAGCACGGGTTGGCGCCCCGCGACCTGCCGCCGTCGCTCTCCTTCTTCCAGGGCGTACGCGTCGAGCCGGACGGTGTCCTGGAGTTCATCGGCTCGGCCGGCCCGAACACCGCCGTGGCGCTGCGGGCCGAGCAGCCGCTGACCGTGCTGCTGGCGAACGTGCCGCACCCGCTCGACCCCCGGCCGGCGTACACCTGCGGGCCGTTGGAGGTACGGGCCCGGCACGGCAGCCCGACCGCGCCGAGCGACCCGCTGTGGGACACCACCCCGGAGGGCCGCCGCGCCTTCCTCAACACCGCCGAGTACCTCGCCGCCAGGGGGATCGCGTGA